The sequence CCGATTTGAATCATGTGAATCggatttttaaaaagttatttcGGTTAGAACCGTTACTTTCTCCAATTTGTCCATGGTACAAATATACATACAATGAAAGTAACTGAAGATGATTATTAGTATCTAAAGGCTAGTGATTGCAAGTAGGCTCTAGCTTTAGCAGCCATGGCTAGAGACTCCTCATCTTGTCTTTCCTTTGCGTTACTCACAGCTGCAACATAAGCTAACCTTGCGTCTTCCAATCTCCTCAGTTCGGTTTCATCTACATCATCCTAGTTTTAATGTAATTGCAACAACTTTAGATATGATATGACCAACAAaagaaagggaaaaaaaaaaagaaagatgattGTAGTTGTGTGTTGACTTACTAGATATGGAAGCTGGTCAAACTCATATGGGGTTGTTGCATCATAATCATCCCTGTCTAGTTTCTTGGATTCTGTTTCGCCAGAGTTTTAAATACTCGTGTAAACGAAGAGATGTCTCCTTGAAGAGAATCTAGATTATCTTCAAGCTTGGTTTCTCTTTCTCCTAATGTCTTTGCTTCCCATTGAGTCTTCTCACGAGCAGCTTGTCTGTCTGCAAGTTTGATCTAGTGGAGACAGCGAGATGAAGCTATTAACATCTGAAGATCGTATGATAAAAAAAGGAGAAATCTGAAGAAACACAAGAGAACAAAAAGTTGTTAGTCTTCTACACCACACTTTGAGCAGAGAGATAGACAAAAGGGAAAAgactttttaaaaacaaaatctgaACTTTTTCTCCAACGTTAATCTGAAAATACCAACTTTAAATGACCATTATTCCCTCATCATCGACTGACTTTTGCTCTTCACTGGGTtttaaaagtgtatttttgtTCCCTTGCGTTTacattttatattcttttcaaATTTGGAACATGTATTACAAAttcattttgtttattttttacatGTCACCACCTAAACTCAGGGGCGGATGCATAGAAATTTTTTGTTGGGGGCATAAGTAAAATTGttcaatgaaaatatttttgctaCAAACAATGGGGGCATGTTTAACTTATTCAATGTTTtacattaaattttgaaaagttaTTGGGGTCAGATGCCACCTTCTCACACAAAGCCACTGCCTAAACACATGTATGTGGCTCAGAACGAGGACATGCATTGTTTGTCTTTACGAGTTGCCTACGGATGATGCAGATTTATGACTGTATGAGCAAAGGAAGAGCCAGAGAAGAACAAGTAGTACTCATGGTTTGGTTATGTAAACCCTCCATATATGAGTTGTCTTTTGAATATTGAATAATATTCGATGTTGATTGAGTCAAAGAAATTTCTTAGTTGTTTATGTTTTATCCTGTATTGCGTCTGAGCCATGTGGTGATGGTATAGGCCTTAGGAGGCTTGCTTTTACATAGAAGTAGAACATATCTCAAGTCCATGACCTATAATCGTTTGTTTCAAAACCATATCtatataatagtattttatatacGTATGTTGACTGTTGAGTAGGTGAGACTTTCACTTTTAACCCTACTAAACTGAATTAGAAACCCTTTTATGTGGAACCCATATACTTTTTCTAAACATTCTAAACATTCCCCGGAACAAATCCTAACTAAATCGAATGAAAGCTGGGAAACAAATTACTTTGGAAAGGTTTCAGAATTGATTTGACAAGTATCAAACTATCAATTTGTAGTTGTGTAACTTACAGCACGAGGGTGCATGTGAAcaaatgtcaaaaaaaaaaaaaattagggagaaaatgacaaaaaaaaaagaattgcaGAGACATACACGTGCAGAAGATATGTCCCCTATGATCACAAAACATGTTTCCCTGTCTCTACCAAAGATACAACCAAAGATGATGGGTTCTAGTTTTATGTCTCAATCTCTCTATTGTATACAACTCACTCTGTGTTCACGTGTGTGTTGTATGTGGCTATAGCCACAAACGAAATCTATGCAACGTTACTTTTTATattattctaattaatgatCATAATTCTTGTACCGGTGGAGATCTTAGAATTCATTCAACTATGATGAATATCAATGGAATATACATTGGTTTGGTTTATGAAATCCCGATATAAAAATCTAACtagattttaatattaaaatgttttagTTTTGAATTTAAATAACTCGTCGATCGGTTTTAGTTCACTGTATATCGATGCATTGAGTTGTTCGTTATAAActagataaaaattaaatttatatgttataatttatatgaagcgtaatttttgtttatagattGTTAAATTTTGCTCACGAATGGCATGCTAtgattgttacaaaaaaaaggcaTGCGATGATGTAGTAAACAAAACATGCTAAAATATTTAGCTAATTACATCTTATAAATACTTTACTTCTGTGCTTAGCAACATCAACACCATTTTGGTGGGGAAAAAATTGTTATCATAAAATGTTATGCATATATTTTTAGTGACTAGCTAgtacaaaaattaatatatagagagagaatagagacaAATATATAGTAAGATGGCATATATGTATTTCCATAATGGGGTACTAGCTAGCTATATATGGTGACCATAAAGAATCATGCATTGATGTACATCGCAAAAGACCCAAgctatcatcatcattatcaccATATATAGCCACTATCATCGTCACCTTCATCACTGTGTTAGTACTATGTTTTCGTTGTAAATTGTTTAACACTTCTCTAGAGTATCAACTAAATAGGCTACTTATAGTGGATAATTAGCAAATCATCAGGAAGAAGATACTTTTCCATCATTAAAACAAAAACGTAAACAAAGGACATAGCATTTGATCATGTAAAATGAAAACATTggaacataaattaaataacataaagTCAATAAATTCAAACAAACCCTTGTCTAACTGCACCAACGTAGCTATGAACTGCACTGTAGCTATCATTACCATCATCGTGATTATAAACATCATCATTATCATAAGCATCGTCATCATGATTGTTGTTGTGAACCCTAGTCTCCACCAAAACCATCTCTTCATTagccttcttctttttctttattgagTTTTGCTCCTCAGTATCTTGAGGAAGTTTGAGAGTTGATGTCGCTTCCATGGGACCAGAAGATGCATCAGAGTCCATTGACTCACCACCATCGCTATCCTCGTCATCACCATCTTCATAGTAACAGTCGTCATCAGGATCATGAGAATGTGAGGCTAAATACATTGTCCATCCAGATTCACAGCTGCGAGAAACGTCTTCGGTTCCAAAGCTCTTTCCAGACTCCATTTGTATACAATTACAACTCTTTTTAGTGGTCTATATAGAAGTGAACCAGAAGAAGCAACAAAGAGACCCGACAAAAGAGACCCACTAGAAAGTAAAAACCCTAAAAGCGAGAGAGAAACCACGAGAAGGTGAGATATTAAGTATAAACAATCTAACAAGCAAGTATGTGTGTttgtgtctctctctctctatatatatatacataaatgtaAGTGCGTATACATATAGCGTGTATGTGTGAAGTGTATGTATGTGCATTTGATGATAAAAGACAAGATAAGGAGTttcttgaagaaaaaaaaattggaaaaggGGAATATTCTTCCAAGAAAtagagaaaaatgaaaattatttgattatttttgggGAAATTAGAAGATAATTAGAGGCTGACTTTTATAGATAAGAGGATGAGTTCATTGAGTTGGGTGGAAGGATAGAGATGGACAAGAGGATGTATTTACAACACCTGAGCATTGCTATTTATCTCTCATCTTCTTTCTGACCAAATAACAGCTCATAACCTAAATTTTATATACACAAATTAAATAATACAAGACAAACATGAAACATACACAtccaataattaattttcaatgtataatttttttaacatttaataataaaattaaagcttgaagacacaaaaaaaaaatttggtgtaCCATACTTTTAATTATCAAACACAAATCAACCCATATATAGTTTCGAAATATTGCTAAATACATGGGTTAGTCTAGATATAAAACCTAAAATATTTTACTCAAGCTAACtaaattctcaaaaaactaTTTTACTCAATCTAAATTTGGTGCATATGGATCGGTAATTTTATATGTAATTACCATGACTCACCTAATCAAAAACTATTTTATCTCTAACCATGGAAAAGCAACCAGTGAATATTGACcggtatttttatatatagccATGACCCAATATTGATTAGGTCATGGATATAAGAGAAGTGAAAAccatgattcaactaatcaaAAACTATTTTACTCAAGCTAGCTAAATtaccatatatttttataatcgtGGCTCTTGTCATCCATGTGTACTCTGGTAGAATTAAAGCTTTAATAAGAATTTGAACACCAAGACACCCTTTGATAAGAAAACCTCAGCAAGAATTgaattaagaaaacaaaatatgagagagatagatagatagagagGGCCATAAATGGAGAGAGTTGATGAGAACAGCAAGACTCCAGCTAGAAGCCGTGAAGGAGAGAAAGTGAAGTCTCTTATCTCGCAGAGGTAGTGGTATCTTTTTAATTAATGCAATAACTCTAAACGTCATATCTTATAAACAAGGTAATTTTAGGTGTCATTGAGTTTGTAATACTGCAAATTAGCCTTTCACATATAGAAAATATGATGTAATATAGAGTTTATAATgataattaattcatttatttttgtcGACAAAGTTAAATGCATATTCTTTCTACACACAAAAAAGTGTACTGTAAATAAGGAGTGGAAGATTTACATCAATGATTTGCGATCATATACAAAACGAGAGCATAGTATGTACACATACAATGTACGAATACTAATCAATGCTAttctatattttaacatgaaaGTGTAGAGGCAACACTTATAACGAAGGGAAGTGTAAGGAAAGAATGTTTCCaagcttttttttattatgtttccATTTTTGCAATCACGAATTGAATCAATATGGTTGgggaagaaaaaatataatttaaagttaATAAAAGAATAATTATAATCTGGTGAGAAAAATATTGGAAAATGTGTAATGTATACATTAAATAAAGAGTAATAAAGATTATACTATCCTTGTGACTTGCGCTGTTCTGTCCTTCTTTAATTTACTGATGTTAAAGTCCTTTCTCTTCCTCAAAAAGTTCAAACATCTTTCGCTTGCTTTGTCACaacagcaaattaatataacATGCAGAAATTTACCTATATCAGGATTTATTTAATTCCATTACTTCTTCACATGCATATTTAGGATTGCAGCCTTACAGGCCATCACTCTAATTTCAGTTCATGATCATGTTGTGATGTTGAAGAATTATGGTCTTAATCAgatttgataa comes from Brassica rapa cultivar Chiifu-401-42 chromosome A02, CAAS_Brap_v3.01, whole genome shotgun sequence and encodes:
- the LOC103850683 gene encoding uncharacterized protein LOC103850683 gives rise to the protein MESGKSFGTEDVSRSCESGWTMYLASHSHDPDDDCYYEDGDDEDSDGGESMDSDASSGPMEATSTLKLPQDTEEQNSIKKKKKANEEMVLVETRVHNNNHDDDAYDNDDVYNHDDGNDSYSAVHSYVGAVRQGFV